One region of Cucurbita pepo subsp. pepo cultivar mu-cu-16 chromosome LG03, ASM280686v2, whole genome shotgun sequence genomic DNA includes:
- the LOC111791580 gene encoding abscisic acid receptor PYL9-like codes for MNDDDACGVMEAQYIRRHHRHHPKENQCTSAVFKNVRAPVPLVWSLVRRFDQPQKYKPFVSRCVVKGDLGIGSVREVNVKSGLPATTSTERLELLDDKEHILGIRIVGGDHRLKNYSSIMTVHPKVIDGRPGTLVIESFVVDVPSGNTKDETCYFVKALIQCNLKSLADVSERMAVQGQTELLEK; via the exons ATGAACGACGACGATGCATGTGGAGTTATGGAAGCTCAGTACATACGCAGGCATCACCGTCACCACCCGAAGGAGAATCAGTGTACCTCTGCTGTTTTCAAGAACGTTAGAGCTCCGGTTCCTCTT GTTTGGTCACTGGTGAGGAGATTCGATCAGCCCCAAAAATATAAGCCGTTTGTTAGTCGTTGTGTGGTGAAAGGAGACCTGGGCATTGGAAGCGTCAGGGAAGTGAATGTGAAATCTGGTCTTCCTGCGACCACCAGTACTGAGAGGTTGGAGCTTCTTGATGATAAAGAACACATTCTTGGAATCAGAATCGTTGGTGGAGATCACAGGCTCAAA AACTACTCTTCCATCATGACTGTCCATCCAAAGGTTATCGATGGAAGACCTGGGACGCTTGTGATCGAGTCTTTCGTGGTCGATGTGCCTAGTGGGAACACAAAAGACGAGACGTGCTATTTTGTTAAGGCGTTAATCCAATGCAATCTCAAATCTTTGGCTGATGTATCGGAGAGGATGGCTGTGCAGGGGCAAACTGAACTGCTCGAGAAATAG